A region of Reichenbachiella carrageenanivorans DNA encodes the following proteins:
- a CDS encoding DUF4837 family protein has product MKLSHVNHLLLLALVLFTASCGSDNKPSDKLSSKSHLPVARGESNAILAVMDTSQWNGPLGDALRDIFSDYVPGLPQDEPYFKLRNINPLKMNNILKTGKSMIFVSTLDNQNAQSRAMQNYFTSSSLEKILKDTAIYRLPQKDQFARGQEILHLFGQNEAQLIAHLKRDKDLLRNYFSNIENQRISKPLFKIREKQIEKTIRDTHDFEIQVPYGYDLAKNQRDFVWVRLLDPEFEKNIFVYYRPFTSHDPFDDVLAFREEISSSYMRDIQRPDIYMTLQNENNNIREVNFHGKYAKEVRGLWKLSDISGGGPFLSYTFVDESQKRLYYLEGYVYAPSKDKRVFMQEIEVILNTFRSSQDLKK; this is encoded by the coding sequence ATGAAATTATCTCACGTCAACCATTTACTTCTACTTGCCCTCGTTCTATTTACCGCGAGCTGTGGCTCAGACAACAAACCCTCAGACAAACTGAGTAGCAAATCGCACCTACCTGTAGCGCGAGGCGAATCCAATGCCATTTTGGCCGTGATGGACACCAGCCAATGGAACGGTCCGCTTGGTGATGCTCTTCGAGATATTTTTTCGGATTATGTGCCTGGACTGCCACAAGACGAGCCTTATTTCAAATTGAGAAATATCAACCCACTGAAAATGAACAACATTCTCAAAACGGGTAAGTCAATGATATTTGTAAGTACACTTGACAACCAAAATGCACAAAGTAGAGCCATGCAAAACTACTTTACCTCTTCGTCGCTCGAAAAAATCCTGAAAGATACCGCCATCTATCGCCTCCCACAAAAAGATCAATTTGCCAGAGGACAAGAAATTCTACACCTATTCGGGCAAAACGAAGCACAACTCATTGCCCACCTCAAAAGAGACAAAGACCTCCTTAGAAACTACTTTTCCAATATTGAAAATCAGAGAATCAGCAAACCACTTTTCAAAATCAGAGAAAAGCAAATTGAAAAAACCATCCGAGACACACATGATTTCGAAATCCAAGTGCCTTACGGCTATGATTTGGCTAAAAACCAACGTGATTTTGTATGGGTGAGGTTGCTAGACCCAGAGTTTGAAAAAAACATCTTTGTCTATTACAGGCCATTCACCTCACATGATCCATTCGACGACGTATTGGCCTTTCGAGAAGAAATCTCTTCTTCTTACATGCGCGACATCCAAAGACCAGACATCTACATGACCTTGCAAAACGAAAACAACAATATCCGTGAGGTCAATTTTCATGGCAAATATGCCAAAGAAGTCCGTGGACTCTGGAAACTTAGCGATATCTCTGGTGGCGGCCCATTTCTCAGCTATACCTTCGTAGATGAATCTCAAAAGAGACTTTATTACTTAGAAGGGTATGTCTATGCCCCGTCTAAAGATAAGCGTGTATTTATGCAAGAGATCGAAGTAATCTTAAACACCTTTCGCTCAAGCCAAGATCTGAAAAAATAG
- a CDS encoding NADP-dependent malic enzyme, whose protein sequence is MSLKIRKQDALDFHSEPTPGKIEVTPTKPLATQHDLALAYSPGVAVPCLEIADDVEKVYKYTAKGNLVGVISNGTAVLGLGNIGPEASKPVMEGKGVLFKKFAGIDVFDIEINEEDPDEFIKIVKSLEPTFGGINLEDIKAPESFKIEAELREKMNIPVMHDDQHGTAIISSAALLNALEVVDKKLADIKIVVNGAGGAAIACTDLYVKMGATKSNIVMVDSKGVIRKDRPNLNAMKGQYATDRDVNTLTEAVKDADMFLGLSMGNVLSPEELLTMAKDPIVFALANPDPEIAYDLAMATRDDIVMATGRSDHPNQVNNVLGFPYIFRGALDVRATSINEEMKLAAVRALAEMTKQPVPEIVSKAYGEKNIKFGKDYLIPKPLDPRLIANISSAVAKAAMDSGVAKTSIDDWDEYKMELEERVGAEKRIISRIISAAKKNPKRVVFAEAAEEKILKAAQLFSDDKVGIPILLGNEKKINRLKEELDLDFNCEIIDPFKQNEKLETYATHFFEKRKRKGMTLQDGRHQMLDSNYYGAMMVEMGEADALISGLNTDYPRTIRPALQIIGVEDGLTRVAGMYIIRNKKGTFFLADTTVNVNPDVDALVNIIELTHRAVKFFGFDPKMAMLSYSNFGSAKGDVPTKTAQAVQIAKEKWPEMIIDGDIQANLAMNKKMLQETYPFSDLAGHQVNTLIFPNLSSGNIAYKLLMEIGASEAIGPILMGMKKPVHVLQAGSSVREIYNMAAIAVVDAQATENKKNK, encoded by the coding sequence ATGAGTTTAAAAATAAGAAAACAAGACGCGCTCGATTTTCACTCTGAACCTACCCCAGGAAAAATTGAAGTCACACCGACAAAACCACTTGCTACACAGCATGATTTAGCGCTGGCCTATTCTCCAGGCGTAGCAGTGCCCTGTTTAGAGATCGCCGATGACGTAGAAAAGGTTTATAAATACACCGCCAAAGGAAATCTAGTAGGCGTAATCTCAAACGGCACAGCCGTTTTGGGTTTAGGAAATATTGGCCCAGAAGCCTCTAAGCCTGTCATGGAAGGCAAAGGTGTTCTCTTTAAGAAGTTTGCTGGCATCGATGTCTTCGATATAGAAATCAACGAAGAAGACCCCGACGAATTCATCAAGATAGTAAAATCGCTAGAGCCTACTTTTGGTGGGATCAACCTTGAAGACATCAAAGCACCTGAGAGCTTTAAAATCGAAGCCGAACTTCGTGAAAAAATGAACATCCCTGTCATGCACGACGACCAGCATGGCACAGCAATCATCTCAAGTGCAGCCCTTCTCAATGCCCTAGAGGTAGTGGATAAAAAATTGGCTGATATAAAAATTGTAGTGAATGGTGCGGGGGGTGCTGCTATTGCCTGTACAGATTTGTATGTGAAAATGGGAGCTACCAAATCAAACATTGTGATGGTAGACAGCAAAGGTGTAATCAGAAAAGACCGCCCAAACCTAAACGCCATGAAAGGCCAATATGCCACAGACCGAGATGTAAACACGCTCACAGAAGCGGTAAAAGATGCCGACATGTTTTTAGGCTTATCTATGGGCAATGTGCTTTCGCCTGAAGAACTCCTGACCATGGCCAAAGACCCCATCGTCTTTGCGCTGGCGAACCCTGACCCAGAGATCGCTTACGACTTGGCCATGGCTACTCGCGACGATATCGTAATGGCCACAGGCCGATCCGACCATCCTAACCAGGTCAACAACGTACTGGGTTTCCCATACATTTTTCGTGGGGCACTAGACGTACGAGCAACTTCGATCAACGAAGAAATGAAACTAGCTGCCGTACGAGCACTCGCTGAAATGACCAAACAGCCCGTACCAGAAATCGTATCAAAAGCTTATGGCGAAAAGAATATTAAGTTTGGCAAAGATTACCTCATTCCCAAACCACTAGATCCAAGACTGATCGCCAATATCTCCTCTGCCGTGGCCAAAGCAGCCATGGATTCTGGTGTAGCTAAGACTAGCATCGATGACTGGGACGAATACAAAATGGAACTCGAAGAGCGGGTAGGTGCAGAAAAGAGAATTATATCCAGAATTATTTCTGCAGCCAAGAAAAACCCAAAACGAGTCGTATTTGCAGAAGCCGCAGAAGAAAAAATTCTAAAAGCAGCACAACTTTTCTCTGACGACAAAGTGGGTATACCTATCCTTTTGGGCAACGAGAAAAAAATCAATCGCCTAAAAGAAGAACTGGATCTAGACTTCAACTGTGAAATCATAGACCCATTCAAACAAAATGAAAAACTAGAAACCTATGCCACTCATTTCTTTGAAAAAAGAAAAAGAAAAGGCATGACCCTACAAGATGGTCGTCATCAGATGCTAGACAGCAACTACTATGGCGCCATGATGGTAGAAATGGGCGAAGCCGATGCGCTTATCTCTGGCCTGAATACGGACTACCCAAGAACGATCAGACCAGCACTACAAATCATTGGGGTAGAAGATGGCCTGACTCGCGTCGCGGGTATGTATATCATTCGAAATAAGAAAGGCACTTTCTTCCTTGCTGACACGACAGTGAATGTAAACCCTGACGTGGATGCGCTAGTCAATATCATCGAACTAACACATAGAGCCGTGAAGTTCTTTGGGTTTGACCCTAAAATGGCCATGCTATCCTATTCTAATTTTGGATCTGCCAAAGGAGATGTGCCAACTAAAACAGCCCAAGCCGTACAGATCGCTAAAGAAAAGTGGCCAGAGATGATCATAGACGGAGACATTCAAGCCAATCTGGCCATGAATAAGAAAATGCTACAGGAAACTTATCCGTTTAGCGATTTGGCAGGACATCAGGTAAACACGCTTATTTTCCCTAATTTGTCGTCTGGAAATATTGCTTATAAACTGCTCATGGAAATAGGAGCTAGCGAAGCCATAGGACCAATCCTCATGGGCATGAAGAAACCAGTACATGTGTTACAAGCTGGCAGCTCTGTAAGGGAGATTTATAATATGGCCGCCATCGCAGTAGTAGATGCACAAGCCACCGAGAATAAGAAGAATAAATGA
- the ruvA gene encoding Holliday junction branch migration protein RuvA, producing MIAYLEGKLVEKDPTYVLVDVGGIGYHVKITLNTYSQVKALNQCKIHTHLHVKEDAHTLYGFFEASERKRFLQLISISGVGPSTGLMILSSLSPEEIHSAIVNSDVKTISGVKGIGQKTAQRIILELKDKMSKEELEGHQPMISLSMGNTLKSEALSALTTLGINKAAAEKTIDKIMKETAEQVSLEELIKLALKRA from the coding sequence ATGATAGCATATCTGGAAGGAAAATTGGTTGAAAAAGATCCTACCTATGTCCTCGTGGACGTAGGTGGGATTGGCTACCATGTAAAAATCACCCTCAATACCTATTCGCAAGTCAAGGCGTTGAATCAATGCAAAATTCACACGCATCTACATGTAAAAGAAGATGCACACACTTTGTATGGGTTTTTTGAAGCCTCTGAGCGCAAGCGATTTTTACAGCTGATTTCTATATCAGGAGTCGGTCCTTCCACAGGATTAATGATCTTGTCGTCGCTATCTCCCGAGGAGATACATTCGGCCATTGTAAATAGCGATGTGAAAACCATCTCTGGGGTAAAAGGCATCGGTCAGAAAACAGCTCAAAGAATCATTCTCGAATTGAAAGATAAAATGAGCAAAGAAGAACTCGAAGGACATCAGCCAATGATCTCCCTATCGATGGGCAATACCCTAAAGTCTGAAGCGTTATCGGCGCTCACCACTTTGGGCATAAATAAAGCAGCAGCAGAAAAAACAATTGACAAAATTATGAAAGAAACCGCGGAGCAAGTGAGTCTAGAGGAACTAATCAAACTGGCCCTTAAAAGGGCTTAA
- a CDS encoding lytic transglycosylase domain-containing protein, whose translation MIKHFLLFLGLIVSFPILAQKDATLDQFPEVSYELMEDRLSCIEGSIPLEYNERIKAFIDYFTIRDREYTKSVLANKNVFFPIFEAELAKRGMPDELKYLSIVESGLRPNAMSRVGAAGLWQFMPATGKSYGLAQSWYIDERMDPFEATEAACRYLKALYNMFGDWELALAAYNTGPGNVRKAIRRSGYQKTFWDIYNYLPRETRSYVPQFVAMIYTLNYLDEHNFNLEEIEMNHLMDHDTVHVSGYMHLETFANQINLCVDDLILLNPHMIRGATPDGTFNFPLRVPEDLAEEIRINRTVILDSASKVGRAELDYLARNSPGSTYGRTKEIYRVRSGDVLGTIAQRYHVRVSDLRNWNNISGNMIRVGQRLNIWTLPHYSSQTKETYVVKNVPKPVSEVAGGTYHLVKSGESLWSISKMYQDLSIEKIKKLNNLTSTSIKPGQKLLISM comes from the coding sequence ATGATCAAACATTTTCTCTTATTCCTCGGGCTCATTGTGTCCTTTCCTATCCTCGCACAAAAAGACGCTACTCTGGATCAATTTCCAGAAGTATCATACGAGCTGATGGAAGATCGCCTGAGCTGTATAGAGGGAAGCATTCCCCTAGAATACAATGAGCGAATCAAGGCTTTCATAGATTATTTTACCATTCGAGACCGTGAATACACCAAATCTGTCTTAGCCAATAAAAACGTCTTTTTTCCAATTTTCGAAGCAGAATTGGCCAAAAGAGGCATGCCAGACGAATTGAAATACTTGTCTATCGTTGAGTCGGGCTTACGTCCAAATGCCATGTCGAGAGTAGGTGCTGCTGGTCTATGGCAGTTTATGCCTGCCACAGGCAAATCCTACGGACTCGCCCAATCATGGTACATCGACGAGCGCATGGATCCATTCGAAGCGACCGAAGCTGCTTGCAGATACCTGAAAGCATTATACAACATGTTTGGTGATTGGGAACTGGCACTGGCAGCCTACAACACCGGACCCGGAAACGTGCGCAAGGCCATTCGCAGATCTGGATATCAAAAAACCTTTTGGGATATTTACAACTATCTACCAAGAGAAACTCGCTCCTATGTACCGCAATTCGTAGCCATGATCTATACGCTCAACTATCTGGACGAACACAATTTCAACTTGGAAGAAATCGAAATGAACCACCTCATGGATCATGACACCGTACACGTGAGCGGATACATGCATTTAGAAACCTTTGCCAACCAAATCAATCTCTGTGTAGACGACCTAATCCTCCTCAACCCACACATGATCCGAGGAGCTACACCAGATGGCACATTCAACTTTCCACTGAGAGTACCCGAAGACCTAGCCGAAGAAATCAGAATCAACAGAACAGTTATCTTAGACTCTGCCAGCAAAGTAGGCCGTGCAGAATTAGACTATTTGGCTAGAAATTCGCCTGGTAGTACCTATGGTCGAACCAAAGAAATCTACAGGGTTCGAAGTGGAGACGTGCTAGGCACCATTGCACAACGCTACCATGTGCGAGTATCTGACCTTAGAAATTGGAACAACATCAGCGGAAATATGATTCGCGTAGGCCAGCGATTGAATATCTGGACCCTACCACACTATTCTTCGCAGACCAAAGAAACTTATGTAGTGAAAAATGTTCCAAAACCCGTTTCAGAAGTAGCTGGAGGCACCTACCATTTGGTGAAATCGGGGGAATCACTTTGGAGTATTTCTAAAATGTATCAAGACCTGAGCATAGAAAAAATTAAAAAACTAAATAACCTTACATCCACAAGCATCAAACCTGGACAAAAACTATTGATAAGTATGTAA